In the Blastocatellia bacterium genome, one interval contains:
- a CDS encoding ribonuclease HI, with translation MKEISLVCDGCSLGNSNYQAGESRAAAVAILTYKEVQKIFGEYLGNASNQQAEIVAVCIGLEQLREPCKVTVVSDSQYVIKTMTGEFRKKANFDFWDRLNKACQKHQITWTWTRGHAGHQLQECCDRAAKLIASTGKVSQADLDKILSEQ, from the coding sequence ATGAAAGAGATTTCATTAGTTTGTGATGGTTGTAGCCTAGGTAATTCTAATTATCAAGCAGGTGAAAGCCGAGCAGCAGCAGTAGCAATTTTGACATATAAAGAAGTGCAAAAGATTTTTGGTGAATATTTAGGAAACGCTAGTAATCAGCAAGCAGAAATTGTTGCTGTTTGTATAGGTTTAGAACAACTGCGCGAACCTTGCAAGGTGACAGTAGTTTCTGATTCACAATATGTAATTAAAACTATGACCGGAGAATTTCGTAAGAAAGCCAATTTTGATTTTTGGGATAGGCTTAATAAAGCTTGTCAAAAGCATCAAATCACTTGGACTTGGACAAGAGGACACGCTGGACATCAATTACAAGAATGTTGTGATCGTGCAGCTAAATTAATTGCATCAACAGGAAAAGTAAGCCAAGCTGATTTAGATAAAATCTTATCGGAACAATAA
- a CDS encoding pyridoxal-phosphate dependent enzyme, with translation MKNLVKSLKFKTIEKTVKGIKNHVLETPCTKNYWLTDLVSLATNKNFPNIYIKWENQQLTGSFKLRGAFNKLLRLRKLGIKEVLGVSAGNHGLGMAYAASKLGMQPTIVVPKTAVATKIAAIKRFGANLIIEGEDYDQAEIIARQMAKERKIEFVSPYNDLEIIAGQASVAVETLKNRSFDLLLVPVGGGGLLAGCAIVGAKHKIDVIEYNQLIQQLCKALFKQVKLLK, from the coding sequence ATGAAAAATTTAGTTAAAAGTTTAAAATTTAAGACAATAGAAAAAACAGTTAAAGGAATAAAAAATCATGTTTTAGAAACTCCCTGCACTAAAAATTACTGGCTAACTGATCTAGTAAGTTTAGCTACTAATAAAAATTTTCCAAACATTTATATCAAGTGGGAAAATCAACAACTTACAGGCTCTTTTAAGCTTCGAGGAGCATTTAATAAATTATTAAGGCTTAGAAAATTAGGGATAAAAGAAGTTTTGGGAGTTTCAGCAGGTAATCATGGTCTTGGAATGGCTTATGCTGCTTCTAAGTTGGGTATGCAGCCAACTATTGTTGTACCAAAAACCGCTGTAGCAACAAAAATAGCAGCAATCAAACGTTTTGGAGCTAACTTAATAATTGAAGGTGAAGATTATGACCAGGCAGAAATAATTGCTCGACAAATGGCAAAAGAAAGAAAAATAGAATTTGTTTCGCCCTACAATGATTTAGAAATTATCGCTGGTCAGGCTAGCGTAGCCGTAGAAACGCTTAAAAATCGCTCTTTTGATTTACTGCTTGTTCCTGTTGGCGGTGGAGGACTCTTAGCAGGCTGTGCCATAGTTGGAGCAAAACATAAAATAGATGTTATTGAGTACAACCAGCTAATTCAACAGCTATGCAAAGCTCTTTTCAAGCAGGTGAAATTGTTAAAGTAA
- a CDS encoding pyridoxal-phosphate dependent enzyme has protein sequence MQSSFQAGEIVKVTKLPTIADGLSGNLEDNTCTFPIVKKYVKDIVTVTEEEIEQTIFNFLLNDHQIIEGSGAVAAAALLANKVNLAKYKNIGVIVSGGNIDLSKIKGIIDKYINYL, from the coding sequence ATGCAAAGCTCTTTTCAAGCAGGTGAAATTGTTAAAGTAACAAAATTACCAACCATTGCTGATGGTCTATCAGGGAATTTAGAAGATAATACTTGCACTTTTCCAATTGTCAAAAAATATGTTAAAGATATTGTTACAGTTACAGAAGAAGAAATTGAGCAGACAATTTTTAATTTTCTCCTAAATGATCACCAAATTATAGAAGGCTCTGGAGCAGTTGCCGCTGCTGCGTTACTAGCAAATAAAGTAAATCTTGCAAAATATAAAAATATTGGTGTTATTGTTTCAGGCGGTAATATTGACTTAAGTAAAATTAAAGGAATAATTGATAAATATATCAATTATCTATAA
- a CDS encoding asparaginase — protein sequence MINSNESIVLVEITRGSIVESRHRGMIAIVNPKNELISSLGDINFITYLRSSAKPHQAISVILSGASEHFGFTKAELALMAGSHNGEPYHADCAASILSKINLPYTALCCGVHKPFSHTAAKVLGKQVNELHNNCSGKHAGMLASAIIGKYSLEDYYKIEHPVQQAIANVVAEFAGISRQDLIMAIDGCSAATFAISVRQMALIYARLVNPENLSPQLQKAANLITSAMLEFPEMVASDTDRIDTDLMRALPGQLVAKAGAEGVYTIGLLPSEKYPYGLCIAIKIEDGDIGRARNAAILATVEQLGILSNSNMESLKAKYLPPITNHRGLYVGEIKPTLKLSV from the coding sequence TTGATTAATAGTAATGAATCAATAGTATTAGTTGAAATAACTAGAGGTAGCATTGTTGAATCCCGGCATAGAGGAATGATTGCAATTGTTAATCCTAAAAATGAATTAATTAGCTCATTGGGAGATATAAATTTTATTACTTACTTAAGGTCTTCTGCTAAACCTCATCAAGCAATTTCTGTTATTTTAAGTGGTGCTAGTGAGCATTTTGGCTTTACCAAAGCTGAATTAGCTTTAATGGCTGGCTCTCATAACGGAGAACCTTATCATGCTGATTGTGCCGCTAGCATTTTATCTAAAATTAATTTACCTTATACAGCTTTATGTTGTGGTGTTCATAAGCCTTTTAGTCACACTGCTGCTAAAGTTTTAGGAAAACAAGTAAATGAGCTACATAATAATTGCTCTGGCAAACATGCTGGAATGTTAGCTAGTGCAATTATTGGAAAATATAGCTTAGAAGACTACTACAAAATAGAACATCCTGTTCAACAAGCTATAGCTAATGTTGTTGCTGAATTTGCTGGAATTAGTCGCCAAGATTTAATTATGGCAATTGATGGTTGTAGCGCGGCGACTTTTGCTATTAGCGTTAGACAAATGGCTTTGATTTATGCTCGTTTAGTAAATCCAGAAAATTTAAGCCCACAGTTGCAAAAAGCAGCAAATTTGATAACTAGCGCGATGCTAGAATTTCCTGAAATGGTAGCGTCTGACACAGATAGAATTGACACAGATTTAATGCGTGCTTTGCCTGGTCAACTAGTTGCTAAAGCAGGGGCAGAAGGTGTTTATACAATTGGGCTACTGCCTAGTGAAAAATATCCTTATGGTTTATGTATTGCAATTAAAATTGAAGATGGCGACATTGGACGAGCGCGTAACGCAGCTATTTTAGCTACTGTTGAGCAGCTAGGCATTTTATCTAATTCAAATATGGAAAGCTTAAAAGCTAAATATTTGCCACCAATAACAAACCATCGTGGTTTGTATGTAGGGGAAATAAAGCCAACACTTAAATTAAGTGTATAA
- a CDS encoding serine/threonine protein kinase yields the protein MLLEKKVFPLIDVLNWSERLLDALDYLHSQNPPIIHRDIKPSNLKLTERGEIILLDFGLAKGNQSQSNTNASIYGYTPHYAPIEQIEGTGTDERSDIYALAATIYHLLTGVKPADAMPRVLSVLNGNSDPLRPACEISPQIPIAISEVLSRALSQKRDERPASIAQMKKELNDAIKKTQDPQLMTVLSAANKSNDKIQTSPSLQVKTVPFNENDNIATLVKDGNNNIPQTNPGTNPQAKAEQTQLVTRVNDTVQIPADRLNNLPEKSSKLPFLVAIASIFIFATAIVVGLFFLSKNKPSTTNFSASQAIDISLASKDERKPTPLSAKVILGYGLNEPRYYEVLALAGEIKLTLNVIANGATVTLETLDKDLKPLPSSILSLSSLSNHNEQKTITFINSAKQKIILKLSNNYPKDLKAYRLQINGNLELAVSKEVSDVNKLSALAKEFEDRDNPTPLSSSQIVNKGNDKDLYYNFDADPGEIKLALNVISNGSTVVVNIFDESANLIQFSNNTTDLSLAAVAFHNEKSVTTINNTRKQKLLMRISSNYPNDLKAYRLVLTGPIKYSKEKEKTNFASLLKEFEARDNPIVLASNEIIQRGNEKDLYYTFRVQPGELQFSLDLISNGSTLSIQAFDDQDKPIKFNNNSSEFSLAATADHHEKRNFSLINERSQSILMRISNSYPKDLKAYRLRLTGAIQIIKPDPSANKAFESLSKLFNDRDNPKPLTSNEISAQTGSEKDLYYTFVAEAGEIDLTLGLMSDGSTIAVEFFDKDNNPIAYIDKSTVFSVSSTSNKVSEKSITLLVKEKQNILMRITNTYPQSIKEYSIELIGSLELNQNNDLVPVQ from the coding sequence TTGCTATTAGAAAAAAAAGTTTTTCCACTTATTGATGTACTTAATTGGTCAGAACGCTTGCTAGATGCTTTAGATTATCTTCATAGCCAAAACCCTCCAATAATTCACCGAGATATTAAACCCAGCAATCTAAAACTAACTGAACGTGGCGAAATTATTTTGCTAGATTTTGGACTAGCAAAAGGCAATCAATCCCAAAGCAATACAAATGCAAGTATTTATGGTTATACCCCACATTATGCCCCAATAGAACAAATTGAAGGCACAGGAACAGATGAACGAAGCGATATTTATGCCTTAGCAGCAACTATTTATCATTTATTAACAGGTGTAAAACCTGCTGATGCAATGCCTAGGGTCTTAAGCGTACTTAATGGTAATAGTGATCCTTTGCGTCCAGCTTGTGAAATTAGTCCACAAATCCCAATTGCTATTTCAGAAGTTTTATCTAGGGCATTATCTCAGAAACGGGATGAACGCCCAGCTAGCATTGCTCAAATGAAAAAAGAGCTAAACGATGCAATAAAAAAGACTCAAGACCCACAGCTAATGACAGTTTTATCTGCTGCAAATAAATCAAACGATAAAATACAAACGTCTCCATCTTTACAAGTAAAAACGGTTCCTTTTAATGAAAATGATAATATTGCTACATTAGTAAAAGACGGTAATAATAATATACCTCAGACTAACCCTGGTACAAATCCACAAGCTAAAGCAGAACAAACACAACTAGTTACAAGGGTTAATGATACTGTACAAATACCAGCAGATAGACTAAATAATTTACCAGAAAAGTCTAGTAAATTGCCTTTTTTAGTAGCAATAGCAAGTATTTTTATTTTTGCTACTGCAATAGTTGTAGGATTGTTCTTTTTATCAAAAAATAAACCTAGTACAACAAACTTTTCAGCTAGCCAAGCTATAGATATTTCTCTAGCTTCTAAAGATGAGCGTAAACCTACCCCACTATCCGCAAAAGTAATTTTAGGTTATGGGCTAAATGAACCTCGTTACTATGAAGTTTTAGCTTTAGCAGGTGAAATAAAGCTAACCCTTAATGTTATTGCTAATGGTGCAACAGTTACTTTAGAAACCCTAGACAAAGATCTTAAGCCTTTACCTAGTAGCATATTATCTTTAAGTTCTTTATCTAATCATAATGAGCAAAAAACAATTACATTTATTAACTCTGCAAAACAAAAAATTATCTTAAAACTCTCTAATAACTACCCCAAAGACTTAAAAGCTTATCGACTGCAAATAAATGGTAATTTAGAACTAGCTGTTTCTAAAGAAGTTAGTGATGTTAATAAATTATCTGCTCTAGCAAAAGAGTTTGAAGATAGGGATAATCCAACTCCTTTATCTAGCAGCCAAATAGTTAATAAAGGCAACGATAAGGATCTTTACTATAATTTTGATGCTGATCCAGGGGAAATTAAATTGGCTTTAAATGTTATTTCTAATGGTTCAACAGTGGTAGTCAATATTTTTGATGAATCTGCCAATCTAATACAATTTTCTAATAACACTACAGATCTTTCTTTAGCTGCGGTTGCTTTTCATAATGAAAAGAGTGTTACAACGATAAATAATACACGTAAGCAAAAACTTTTAATGAGAATTTCTAGTAACTATCCAAATGACTTAAAAGCTTATCGCTTAGTTTTAACTGGGCCAATAAAATATAGCAAAGAGAAAGAAAAAACAAATTTTGCATCACTCTTAAAAGAGTTTGAAGCTAGGGATAATCCAATTGTTTTGGCTAGCAATGAAATAATTCAACGTGGTAACGAAAAAGACCTTTACTATACTTTTAGAGTCCAACCAGGAGAATTGCAATTTTCTTTAGATTTAATTTCTAACGGTAGCACATTGTCAATACAAGCTTTTGATGATCAAGATAAACCTATTAAATTCAACAATAATAGTAGTGAATTTTCCCTTGCTGCTACTGCGGATCATCATGAAAAAAGAAATTTTTCATTAATCAATGAACGTAGCCAATCAATTTTAATGCGTATTAGTAACAGTTACCCAAAAGACTTAAAAGCTTATCGACTGCGCTTAACTGGAGCAATACAAATTATTAAACCAGATCCTAGCGCAAATAAAGCTTTTGAATCTTTGTCTAAACTATTTAATGACCGTGATAACCCAAAACCTTTAACTAGCAATGAAATATCTGCTCAAACAGGTAGCGAAAAAGATTTATATTACACTTTTGTTGCTGAAGCAGGAGAAATTGACCTAACACTTGGTCTAATGTCTGATGGAAGCACAATTGCTGTTGAATTTTTTGATAAAGATAATAATCCTATAGCTTACATAGATAAAAGTACAGTTTTTTCTGTAAGTAGCACTAGTAATAAAGTTTCAGAAAAAAGTATAACTTTGTTAGTTAAAGAGAAGCAAAATATATTAATGCGTATTACTAATACATATCCTCAAAGTATTAAAGAATATAGCATTGAGCTAATAGGATCTTTAGAGTTAAATCAAAATAATGATTTAGTTCCAGTTCAATAA